The genomic region TTTATCGGTTATTCTATTGGCAGTGCACCCTTAATTAGTTTTAATTATGGAGCCCGTAATAGTCAAGAGTTAAAGAACCTATTTAAAAAGAGTTTGATACTTATTGGTCTTGCATCCCTCGTACTTGTTTTGATTGCTGAGTTTCTTGCGACGCCTCTGGCTCGGATATTTGTTGGCTATGATTTAGAGCTGTTAATTATTACGAGTCGAGCGCTAAAATTATTCTCTCTGTCATTTCTCTTCAGTGGGATAAATATGTTCGCATCTTCATTTTTTACAGCTTTGAGTAATGGGTTTGTTTCTGCTCTAATCTCCATTTTGAGAACACTCGTATTCCAGGTTATCATGATTTTTTTATTGCCTCTATTATTCGGACTTGATGGTATTTGGCTTGCAGTTGTCATAGCTGAACTACTAACCTTGTTTTTCACGGTATTTGCCTTTCTAGTGACAAAACGCTATTATCGGTTTATGTAAGAGCTATATTCGGTTGGTTTTCTAAACTAAAATTATTTTTTAAAGGAGTGTAAAAATATGGAATATCAAGAAGTATTAGACTTTTGGTTTAAGGAAGTAGATCCTGAGAAACATTTTATAAAAGATGAAAACCTTGATGAGGAAATTAAACAGCGATTTTCTGAAGTGCATCGCCAAGCAGCTGCAGGAGAACTATGGCAGTGGAGAGAAACGATTCAAGGGCGACTGGCAGAAATTATTGTACTTGATCAATTTTCACGTAATATGTACAGAGGGCAAGCAAAAGCATTTTCTACCGACGGAATGGCACTTATCTTAGCACAAGAAGCCATTCGTACGAAAGAAGCCCAAAAGCTTCCAACGAATCAGCGTTCCTTTTTATACATGCCTTTTATGCATTCAGAGTCCATGGCTATTCATGATATTGCTATGGAACTCTTTTCTGAAGTAGGTATGGAAGAGACACTCCAATATGAAATAGGACACCGTGAAATTATTGCACAATTCGGGAGATACCCTCATCGAAATGAAGCGTTGAGTCGTGTCTCTACTTCAGAAGAGGTAGCGTATATGAAGGAAAACGAAGGGTTTTAAAAAAAGCAGAGGGATTTCCAGCAACTAGTGCTGAGAAATCCTTCTGCTTTTTAATTTTATTTACTTTCCACGGAACCAATGACTTCGTTAGCAAGAGAGTCACCAGTGTTGATTTCAAGGTCTTCAACGAGGTCACCATTTGTGAAAATGACAATCATGTCGTTAGAGCGATTGGCTTCTTCTAAAGCTTGTAAATCAACAGTAGCAATCAATTGACCGCGTGCGATTTGCTGTCCTTCTTCTATATAAACAGTAAAAGGTTCACCGTTTAAGCTAACGGTGTCAATACCCATATGCAACAATACTTCAATACTAGAAGCTGTTTGGATACCGACTGCATGTTTAGTAGGAAAAACACTTAATACTTTACCAGCGATTGGTGCAAAGATATCCCCATTTGTTGGGATAACAGCAAAACCATCGCCCATCATTTTATTGGAGAAAACATCATCATTTACTTCCTCAATAAGAATGACCGTTCCATTTGCAACTGAATAAATTTCTTGTTTTTTAGCTATTTCTACCGCTTCAGGTTGTGATGGGTTATATGCACCTGTTGTTTTTACAGGTTGTCCATGAAGCTGAGCCAAAGCATCCGCTACGAATTGAACTTCGGTTCCAACAATGACCTGATAGTTTGTCGCATCAATTAATTTTTGACCAGGAACGCCGGTTTTCTTAATCATATCTTGATCAACTAAACTGGTATCTTTTACTTGCAAACGTAAGCGAGTCGTGCAATTATCGATGGAAGTTATGTTATCGATACCGCCAAGAGCTTCATACAATCGTCCTGCCATTACTGCAAATTTATCATCACCAGCAGCGATTGTTTCTTCATTTTCAAAATCCTCAGGAGAAGACTCTTCACGTCCTGGTGTCATTAAATTAAATTTCTTGATTACAAACATAAAGGTGAAATAGTATACAACTGCCATAACGAGTCCCAATACAAGGAGCATTAATGGCTGATTTGCGATAGGAACTCGTAAACTTAAAACGAAGTCCACTAAACCAGCACTGAAGTTAAATCCTGCTGTCCATTGGAAGGTAGCAGCAATGAACAAGGAAATCCCTGTCAGGAAAGCGTGAACGACAAACAAAGGCCAAGCAACAAACATAAAGGAGAATTCTAATGGTTCTGTTACACCCGTAAAGAAAGAAGCAAAGGCGGCAGCAATCATCAATGATGCCACTTCTTTTTTCTTTTCAGGACGAGCAGATCGATAAATAGCGAAAGCACCTGCAGGCAATCCGAACATCATAACTGGGAAGAAACCAGCTTGATACATTCCGGTAACCCCTTTAATGCCTTCACTTGCCCAGAACTTACCAATATCATCAATTCCGGCTAAGTTGAACCAAAAGACGTTATTCAATGCGTGGTGTAGACCTGTCGGGATCAGTAGTCGGTTAAAGAAACCATAAAGGCCAGCACCTACTGCACCCAAACCTGAAATCATTCCGCCAAAGGAAACTAAGGCGTTATAAACAGGTGGCCATACAAAAATGAGTAGCGCTGAAACGACTGCCATTACGCCGGCGGTTACAATCGGCACGGATCTTTTCCCGCTGAAAAAAGCTAAAGCCATTGGTAATTTTACTTGAGAAAAGCGGTTATACATGGCAGCTGCGATTAAACCAGCTAGTATCCCAATAAACACATTTTTATTATTAATTGCTTCAAAAGCTACGTTAACAGTTTCTTGGCCGGTAAACAAAGCTACCGAACTAGAACTGACAAGGGTAATAGGAGTTAAGAAGGCAACCAAACCTGCTAAAGCAGAAGAACCATCTTTGTCTTTCGACATCCCAATTGCTAAACCAACTGCAAATAGAATACCTAAATTATCTAAAATTGTTCCTCCTGTTTTAATCAAGAAGGCTGCTAGGATGTTATTTGCACCCCAGGCTGTTGGGTCAATCCAGTAACCGATCCCCATAAATAAGGCTGCAATAGGTAAAGTTGCTACTGGGAGCATTAAGGAGCGTCCCATTCGTTGCATATATGCTTTCATAATTTTTCCTGCCTTTTCTTTTATTGTTTGTGGTTGGCTAATCGAAGTCTTTCGATGTGAATAGCCAAATAGCCTAATTCTTCTGTTGTAGTGGATAATTGATAATTTTTAATAAGTAACACACGCACTTTTTTTGCAATATGATAGCTTTCTTGGTATTTAAGTTTAACTAGTTGGATAATTTCATTATCCAACGTCGCATACTGTTGATTGTGATAGCGTTGGAGTAATAAACGCAAATGGTTAACTAAACGCGAGTAGTTTAAAGCCATTTCTTCTGCATGTAAATTAATAACTAATTCTTTTTCAATCAATTGAATAATGTCTGAAACAATCGTTACTTCACGGATGATACGATGGTTATCTTGTTCACCACTTCGAGCGCTGTGAATGTGTATGGCAATATAACCTGCTTGGTCATAAGTGTAAGGAATACCAATTGTCTCTGTTAAGTAATCAACGGACTATTGTGCAATGGTAAATTCTTCGCGATATAATACCTCGATTTCTGGTAATAGTTTATTCCGTAAAAAAATCCCATCTTTTATATTTTGTGCGGCAAAGGCGATGTGATCCGTTAAAACAATTAATAAATGTTCGTTTAATTTTTCCATCAAGACCGTTTCAGCATGATTTATAATTTTTTCAGCAGCAAACAAATATTTTTCGTCAATTTGACTCAATAAGGTCTGCAATTTCATTTGTCCTTCTGGTTCCAAAATAAATAAACGTTCTATATCATGAGAAAATAGCAAATCATTACGTTTTTTATCAAAACCAATTCCTTTACCAATAGCTACTTTTTCTTCTCCTTGATCATCCACTAGAACAGCATTTTGATTCAAGATTTTTTTTATTTTCATCTTATTTATCCTTTTCTGCAGAAATGGTCGTTTCATAGAGTGGAAATTCCCATGGGGCTACTTCTTATGGCCAATAAGAAATAAAAAAAGCATGAAAAGACTTTCAAAGAAGAGACTTCCCCCTTGAAAGATCTTTTCATGCCTAGTCGATCCTAGTCACATGAAACGCATGTGTTAACGTAAGCAATTCTAACAGACTTTCTAAAATTGTCAATAGTGCAAATCAAAATAGCTTTTTATCCAAAAGTTTCTTCTACTTTTGGAGTGGCCATTTTAATACCGAATCCAGTCAAGGCACTCAAGATAGAAAAAATAGGAGATAGTAGACTGAAAAATACAAAAGGTAAATAGGTGAGGGTTGGCACTCCGAATGTACCGGCCACAAAACTACCGGCAATTCCCCAAGGAATTAAGTAGTTAATGACGGTTCCGCCATCTTCTAAAGTACGACTTAATACAGACAAATCAAGATTTTTTTCTTTGTAAATTTCTTTGAAAGCATTTCCTGGTAAAATTACCGACAGAAATTGTTCGCCGATAAAAATATTAACACCAATGGAAGTAAGCAAAGTCGCAATCACAACACCTGATACCGTGTGAATTTTTTTAGACAAAGAAGTCATCACCGTGCCAATCAGCTCTGTCTCCATTAATAAACCACCTAAAGACAGGGTAAGAATGATAAGAGAAACCGTCGGCATCATACTTTCGATTCCTCCACGCGAAAGTAGGGCATCAATCTGTTGGTTGCCAGTTATCGAAACAAAGCCAGATTCAATTGAAGAAGCAATTTCGGTAATTTTTACCGAAGGATTTTGGAAAAAGATAAAAAGAATGGCTACTCCAATGTTAATTAGAATCGTTAAGATGGCTGGGATTTTTCTCCAAGCACAGGCGAACATCAATAAAATGGGAATGAATGCCCAATTCGTAATGGTGTAGTTACTTTCTAAAACCTGAATCACTTCTTGAATCTCCAAAAGTGGTGCAGATTGATTGGTTATTCCAAAAATAGAAAAAAGGATCAAAGAAACAGTAAAAGCCGGAATTGTAGACCAAGACATGTGCTTAATATGTTTAAATAAATCAACTTCTGCAATGGCAGCAGCCAAGTTTGTCGATTCAGATAAGGGCGACATTTTGTCTCCAAAGATAGCACCCGATGCAATTGCACCAACAATAAGAGGGGGGTGAATTCCGAGTGTCGTACCAATTCCAAAAAAAGCAATCCCAATAGTCGACATGACAGTGAAGGCACTCCCTACTGCACTCCCTACAATGGCGCAGACGATAAAGACGGAAGGAACAAACCATTTGATACTAATCACTTGAAACCCTTTTACCATCAGGGTTGGAATAATACCGGCTTGAATCCAGACTGCTATGAGGGCTCCTACTAAAATAAAGATAAAAATAGGAATAATACCTGGTTTAATGCCATTGACGATTCCTTCATGCAACTGATCAAACGATATTTTCTTGATGCCTGCGTAAACCATGACTAGTGCAATTGAAAATAAAATCGCGATATTTGGTGAAACTTTTAATCCAATCACCCCAAAAGCTATACTCATAATAACGATTCCTAATACAATACTTGCTTCTACAATACTTGGTTTATTTTTTTTATTCATTTTTATCTCTCCTTTTGCTGGTTTAATTTCTACGAGTCAAAAGAGCGACGATAACGAATAATCCCCCCACAATTCATCATTTGACTACCTCCTTTTATATAAAAAAAACGCCCTTAGCTATAAATAGCTAAGGACGAATTTCTCCGTGGTACCACCTTAATTTAAAAACAATCACTTGTTTTCCTTATGAGTTTATATGTAAATGTGAGCTTGAACGTGTAATTCTGTTTATAAACTGTGATCGATTTTCAGCTGCCATCGACTTTCTTTACAGGGAGTTTAAAACATACTGGCGAACAAGACATAGCTTTAGCTCTTGCTATGTAAAGAGAAATGATAATCCTAACTATAGCAAAATTGTAATGAAAAAGCTAGCTCTTTAACAATAATTAACAGCTGTATATTTGATGAAGCAAAATAATTAGCCAATTAGAGATACAGGGCAATTTCCTTGTTTAACATAAAGGGTCTGTAGTAACCTAAAGTACTTGCAAGCGGTAGGACTTCATCTGATAAATGAATATTTAATTCTTGTTCTAGAAATTCACGACGATTCAAAATTCGAGTCCATAAATCTGGATAATTCGTTTTTATTTCTTCCCGTAGCGTCTGATCTGCCAATGCAATTGTTGATTCAGCCGAAACACCATGGTGAGGAGATTGAGAAGGAATAAAATCTACTTGGAATATCATGCCGTTTTTAACGGTAGCTGTGGATCCTTTGTAAAAGGGTGAACTCAACCATTCATCATCCGCAGTTAAATGACCGGGACATAGTTCCCAACCGTATTTTTCTTGTGGATAGTAGTCATTAAAATCATCATAAAATTTACCTGCATCCATTCCTATTTGAATGTTACTTAACCAGTAAATGTAAGCTTGATAGTAAGGGACGACAACTTCTTGGAAATAACCCGGGTCAATTTCTTCTAATTCTGTTAGGGAGGTTACAGCGTATCCTGTTCGACTTGATAACCCACCTCGGTAAGAAGCGGTTAAAGCCACTTTATTTCCTACACTCAAAGTTTTTTCAGTTGGGTATAGATTAGCATTAGCAAATCTTTCTCCAAATGAAGCAATGGTGACAACGTTATTGTATTGACCGTGCTTCGTTAGTTTTTCTCCGGCTTCTAACTCACTAATGCCAACTTCTAAACTATTCATCGCATCTAGTACGGCATCGGACGCCAAAGATGCTCCGTATTCGTAATGTGCAATTTCATTAGCGTTATTTTCTATTCGAACGCCGTATTCGGGACTTATTAACAATGAGGTTGCATTAGTTAACTTTTCGTTATGAACGTTATTTTTTACTGCATTTACAATAAATTCTGGTAAATCGTACTGATTCAGCATATTTGGTATTAATTTCCAACCAACCATACCCACTTTTTTTGACTGATCGATTTGAATGGAAGAAAGAATGTTATCTAGTTCTCCTGCGTCTCCCATTGGTTGGTTTGGTAATGAAAACAATGAACACTTAATACCTGTTGCTTTAATTCTTGAATATTTAACTTTATTATAGTTTTCATTTCCTAATATTAAATAGTTGGAACCATCGGCGTTTACGATTAAAAGTCCCTCTTCAAATCTTGGGACAAAACCCACTAGATACTCAAAACTTCCACCATGTTCTTTATCGCCATAAATAATTAAGGAAGAAATATCTTTTTCTTGCATGGTCGTTAATAAGTTGTGATATCTTTTATTAATGGTCGCGTCTGTCAAAGGAATTGGTACCCCCGAGTTATCAGCTAGGGGTAATTTGTTTTTTTTAAATTTGACGTTCATTTGAATCACCTATACTTTCTAATTTTTTATAATTAACTAATCGAGCATCTTAATAACAGTTTAAGCTATTAAAGCATCGTTAGTGGTTCATAATTTGAACCATTTACTCTCTCATTCGCTCTATCAATGATATTCAAAAATATACGATTGTGAAATTAAATCAAATAAATAAGTGATGCCATACTTTCCTAAAAGGCCAATCTCGTCTTCTTCAATATCGTTGTTACTCATATAGACAACTTGATCATAAGAACGACTCAAGTATTCATTCCTATTTGCCGTTATAAGGATTTTATTTCCTTTCATTGCTTTTACCGTTTCTTCTACTGCAGATGAGAAAACACCAGAAATTGAAACCACAACTATCAACGTGTTTGCATTTGAATTTTTTTGGGTACTATTTAAATCGAAGTTTGCAGTTATTAAGCGAATTATTTTTTTTACATAAAAAAGTTCCTGTTGAAATTTAATTAAATTACTACTGGTGTTGTTTGAACTTAGGAAAACAATGTCCTCATGAATCTGAAGTGATTTTACTAAATCAGCTATTGTTTCATCAGTGACTGCTGTGTTAATATCGGCAATCATTTCAGTTAAACCACTCGTTAGGTTGTTTCGATTTTTTTTTATAGAGGTGAATTCCCTCAAATGAATATTAGAAGGAAAAATGATGGCAGTTAAAGAACTTTGTAATTCACTAAAGTTTCCATAACCTAATTTTCTACAAAACCTTCTAATGGAAGACCGCGAGACGAAGGAACTATCAATCAGTTCGTTGACGGTAATAGCTTGTAAACGAT from Jeotgalibaca dankookensis harbors:
- a CDS encoding DUF924 family protein translates to MEYQEVLDFWFKEVDPEKHFIKDENLDEEIKQRFSEVHRQAAAGELWQWRETIQGRLAEIIVLDQFSRNMYRGQAKAFSTDGMALILAQEAIRTKEAQKLPTNQRSFLYMPFMHSESMAIHDIAMELFSEVGMEETLQYEIGHREIIAQFGRYPHRNEALSRVSTSEEVAYMKENEGF
- the nagE gene encoding N-acetylglucosamine-specific PTS transporter subunit IIBC, producing MKAYMQRMGRSLMLPVATLPIAALFMGIGYWIDPTAWGANNILAAFLIKTGGTILDNLGILFAVGLAIGMSKDKDGSSALAGLVAFLTPITLVSSSSVALFTGQETVNVAFEAINNKNVFIGILAGLIAAAMYNRFSQVKLPMALAFFSGKRSVPIVTAGVMAVVSALLIFVWPPVYNALVSFGGMISGLGAVGAGLYGFFNRLLIPTGLHHALNNVFWFNLAGIDDIGKFWASEGIKGVTGMYQAGFFPVMMFGLPAGAFAIYRSARPEKKKEVASLMIAAAFASFFTGVTEPLEFSFMFVAWPLFVVHAFLTGISLFIAATFQWTAGFNFSAGLVDFVLSLRVPIANQPLMLLVLGLVMAVVYYFTFMFVIKKFNLMTPGREESSPEDFENEETIAAGDDKFAVMAGRLYEALGGIDNITSIDNCTTRLRLQVKDTSLVDQDMIKKTGVPGQKLIDATNYQVIVGTEVQFVADALAQLHGQPVKTTGAYNPSQPEAVEIAKKQEIYSVANGTVILIEEVNDDVFSNKMMGDGFAVIPTNGDIFAPIAGKVLSVFPTKHAVGIQTASSIEVLLHMGIDTVSLNGEPFTVYIEEGQQIARGQLIATVDLQALEEANRSNDMIVIFTNGDLVEDLEINTGDSLANEVIGSVESK
- the nhaC gene encoding Na+/H+ antiporter NhaC, whose amino-acid sequence is MNKKNKPSIVEASIVLGIVIMSIAFGVIGLKVSPNIAILFSIALVMVYAGIKKISFDQLHEGIVNGIKPGIIPIFIFILVGALIAVWIQAGIIPTLMVKGFQVISIKWFVPSVFIVCAIVGSAVGSAFTVMSTIGIAFFGIGTTLGIHPPLIVGAIASGAIFGDKMSPLSESTNLAAAIAEVDLFKHIKHMSWSTIPAFTVSLILFSIFGITNQSAPLLEIQEVIQVLESNYTITNWAFIPILLMFACAWRKIPAILTILINIGVAILFIFFQNPSVKITEIASSIESGFVSITGNQQIDALLSRGGIESMMPTVSLIILTLSLGGLLMETELIGTVMTSLSKKIHTVSGVVIATLLTSIGVNIFIGEQFLSVILPGNAFKEIYKEKNLDLSVLSRTLEDGGTVINYLIPWGIAGSFVAGTFGVPTLTYLPFVFFSLLSPIFSILSALTGFGIKMATPKVEETFG
- a CDS encoding M24 family metallopeptidase, which codes for MNVKFKKNKLPLADNSGVPIPLTDATINKRYHNLLTTMQEKDISSLIIYGDKEHGGSFEYLVGFVPRFEEGLLIVNADGSNYLILGNENYNKVKYSRIKATGIKCSLFSLPNQPMGDAGELDNILSSIQIDQSKKVGMVGWKLIPNMLNQYDLPEFIVNAVKNNVHNEKLTNATSLLISPEYGVRIENNANEIAHYEYGASLASDAVLDAMNSLEVGISELEAGEKLTKHGQYNNVVTIASFGERFANANLYPTEKTLSVGNKVALTASYRGGLSSRTGYAVTSLTELEEIDPGYFQEVVVPYYQAYIYWLSNIQIGMDAGKFYDDFNDYYPQEKYGWELCPGHLTADDEWLSSPFYKGSTATVKNGMIFQVDFIPSQSPHHGVSAESTIALADQTLREEIKTNYPDLWTRILNRREFLEQELNIHLSDEVLPLASTLGYYRPFMLNKEIALYL
- a CDS encoding MurR/RpiR family transcriptional regulator, whose amino-acid sequence is MNINNLGLLNILGLIVNEGSANADFAIAKYILSNIDRLQAITVNELIDSSFVSRSSIRRFCRKLGYGNFSELQSSLTAIIFPSNIHLREFTSIKKNRNNLTSGLTEMIADINTAVTDETIADLVKSLQIHEDIVFLSSNNTSSNLIKFQQELFYVKKIIRLITANFDLNSTQKNSNANTLIVVVSISGVFSSAVEETVKAMKGNKILITANRNEYLSRSYDQVVYMSNNDIEEDEIGLLGKYGITYLFDLISQSYIFEYH